The Rhodococcus rhodochrous DNA window GCTCGGGCGGCAACAAGAAGGTCTCCCTGGCGGATCTGATCGTGCTCGCCGGTAACGCCGCGGTGGAGAAGGCCGCCGAGGATGCGGGACACGACATCACGGTTCCGTTCTTCCCCGGCCGCACCGATGCGAGCCAGGAGTGGACCGACGTCGAGTCGTTCGAGGTGCTCGAGCCGAAGCACGACGGTTTCCGCAACTACCTGCGCGGTGGCGAGAAGCTTCCGCCCGAGAAGCTGTTCCTCGAGCGCGCCAATCTGCTGACGCTGACCGCGCCCGAGACGACGGTGCTCGTCGGCGGTCTGCGTGCGCTCGGCGCGAATCACGGCGGCAGCAAGCACGGGGTCTTCACCGACCGCCCGCAGACCCTGACGAACGATTTCTTCGTCAATCTGCTCGACATGGGGACCGAGTGGAAGGTCTCGCAGAACAGCGAGGGCGTCTACGAAGGACGCGCTCGGGGATCGGATCAGGTCAAGTACACCGCGACCGCCGTTGACCTGGTCTTCGGGCACAACTCGCAGCTGCGGGCGCTCGCCGAGGTCTACGCGACCGACGATGCCGGCCCGAAGTTCGTCCGCGATTTCGTCGCGGCCTGGACGAAGGTGATGAACCTGGATCGTTTCGATCTGAAGAAGTGACCGCGCCGGCGGTCCACGACCGCGCCTGACGCACCGTCCCGGAGCCACCCGTCGTGTTCGGCGGGTGGCTCCGTCGTGTGCAGGGGGTCGTGCGCAGGTCCGCCGAGCCGAAACCGACTGGACAGCCGTACTGCACACGGGTGTACCGTGAGGACACAGCTTTGGTGATGTTCGTCACACCCGCTCGCGGGGGAGTGGATGCGACGTGGTCCGTATCCGAACGACACGTCTCCTCGGGAGGCCACCATGCGTAGATCCCTCGTTTCGGCAGCATGCGCCGCTGTCATGCTGTCCCCCGTCCCTCTGTCCGTCGCATTCGCAGGCACCGCAGCGGCCCAGACCGACATCTCCGTCGTCGGCATGTCGCAGGAGCAGGCACAGCAGGTGCTCTCCGACGCGGGAGTCCCCTACATCATCCTCAACCGGTCCGGCAGCACCATGCAGAACTGCAGGGTGACCGAGCAACGCGACCGTGGCTACGACGTCGAGGTCGAGTACGACTGGGACCACGAGAACAAGGAGTGGGACAAGACCGAGGTCGAGGTCTGGCGAGGACTCGCACTCGTCGTCTTCTGCGACTGACGGTCCGTCAGTCCCAGAACACCCGCTCGACGACCGCCCGCGCCCGACGCGTGACGCGTAGGTAGTGGTCGAGGAACTCCGACGCGTCCTCACCACGCCACCCCGTCACGCGGGCAACGGCTTCGAGCAGCCGTCCCGGCCCCGGGAGCTGGTCGGTCGGTTTGCCGCGGACGAGCACGAGACAGTTCCGCGCATCCGTCGCGGTGATCCATGCCGTGCGCAGGAGTTCGACGTCGGTCGCGCTGAGCAGCTCGGCGGCGCCGATGCCGTCGAGGGCCTCGAGCGTCGAGGTCGTGCGGAGCGCCGGGAGCCGGTAGGCGTGCTGGAGTTGCAGCAGCTGCACGGTCCATTCGATGTCGGCGAGGCCGCCCCGTCCGAGTTTGGTGTGGGTGGCCGGGTCGGCCCCGCGCGGCAGCCGCTCGGAGTCCACACGTGCCTTGATGCGCCGGATCTCGCGGACGGCCTCCTGCGAGACCCCGCCCTCCGGATAGCGCACCTCGTCGATCATGTGCAGGAAGCGGGTGCCGAGTTCGCGGTCGCCCGCGACGGCGTGTGCACGCAGCAGCGCCTGCACCTCCCACACCTCGGCCCACTGCGTGTAGTACGCCCGGTAGGACGCGAACGTCCGGACGATCGGCCCGCTGCGACCTTCCGGACGCAGATCCAGATCGACCTCGAGCGGTGGGTCGGTGCTCGGCGCGCCGAGGAGTCGCCGCACCTGCTCGGCGATGCTCGTGGCCCACTTGACCGCATCGGTCTCGTCGGCGTCCGGCAGCGGGTCGCACACGAACAGCACGTCCGCGTCGGATCCGTAGCCGAGTTCGCCGCCTCCCAGCCGGCCCATCCCGATCACTGCGATACGCGCCGGCGCCGGTCCGCGGGACTGTTCCGAGCCCCGGATCACCGCGTCGAGCGCGGCTTCGAGGACACCCGCCCATACCGTGGACAACGCCCGGCACACTTGCGGCACGTCGAGCATGCCGAGGATGTCGGCACTCGCGACGCGCGCGAGTTCGGCGCGGCGCAGCGAACGCGCGGCGGCGATGGCGCGAGCGGGGTCGGAGTAGCGCGAGGACGATGCGACGAGGGCGCGCGCAACCTCGGGCGGGTTCGCCTCGAGCAGCCGCGGCCCGGTCGACGCGTCGGCATACAGGCGGATGACCTCGGGAGACTTCACCAGCAGATCGGCGACGTAGGCCGACGAGCCGAGCACCGTCATGAGACGTTCGGCGACGGCCGGCTCGTCGCGCAGCACCCGCAGGAACCAGACCGTGTCGTAGAGCGCATCGGACAGCCGCCGGTAGGCGAGCAGACCGGCGTCGGGATCGGTTGTCTCGCCGAGATATTCGAGCAACTGAGGGAGCAGCAGTGCCTGGATGCGCGCCTTGCGGGAGGCTCCCCCGGACAACGCCGCCAGATGTTCCATCGCGTGCTGCGGGCCGTTGTACCCCAGCGCGGCGAGCTGGCGGACGGCCGCGTCGGGCGACAACCGCAGCGCTTCCTTGTCGAGCTTGCTCACCGAGTCCAGCAGCGGCCGGTAGAACAGGCGCGCGTGCAGTTTCCGGATCCGCGACGAGTTGCGCTTGATCTCCGATTCGAGCACGCCGAGGGCGTCCTTGCGCCCGTCCGGCCGCATGTGCGCGGCGCGCGCGAGCCACCGCAGGGCCTCGCGGTCCTCGGGCGGTGGCAGGGTGTGGGTCCGCTTGAGCCGCTGGAGCTGGAGCCGGTGTTCGAGCAGGCGGAGGAACTCGTAGGACGCCCGCATGTTCGCGGCGTCGTCGCGCCCGACATAACCGCCGTCGGCGAGCGCGCACAGCGCTTCGACGGTGTTGGGCACGCGCAGCGATTCGTCGACGCGACCGTGCACGAGTTGGAGCAACTGCACGGCGAACTCGACGTCGCGGAGGCTGCCGCGTCCGAGCTTGAGTTCGCGTTCGCGTAATTCCGGGGGCACCATCTCCTCGACCCGGCGGCGCATCGCCTGCACGTCGGGCACGAAGTCCTCGCGTTCGGAGGCGGTCCACACCATCGGGCTCAGGGCGTCGATGTACCGGCGGCCGAGGTCGAGGTTCCCGGTCATCGGCCGTGCCTTGAGCAGTGCCTGGAACTCCCAGGTCTTGGCCCACCGGTTGTAGTAGGCGACGTGGGATTCGAGGGTGCGGACGAGCTCGCCGCGTTTGCCCTCCGGTCGCAGCGCGGCGTCGACCTCGAAGAAGGCCGACGTGCCGATGCGCATCATCTCGCCGGCGATCCGGCTCGCGCGGGCGTCGGCGGGTTCGGCGACGAAGACGACGTCGACGTCGCTGACGTAGTTCAGCTCGCGCGCACCGCACTTGCCCATCGCGATGACGGCGAGGTCGATCGGGCACGGGCCCTCCGGGATCACCGTGGACACGGCCACCGCAAGGGCCGCGGTCAGCGCCGCGTCGGCGAGGTCGGCGAGCAGCGCCCCGACCTCGAGATAGGGCAGCACCGGTTCGTTCTCGACGACCGCCGCGAGATCGGCGGCGGCGATCAGCATCAGTTGGTCGCGGTAGGTGGTGCGCAGCGCCGCGACCGCGTGCGGGCCGATGAGCCCGGCCCGGTGGATCAGCCGGCCGGGACGTCCGTCGGGCTCGGGTTCGGCGTCGACGCTGTCGAGCATCCGCGCCGTGAAGGTGTGCTTGTCGGGCAGCGCCGCGCTGCCCGCGAGCATCTTCCAGCGATCCGGGTTGGCGACGATGTGGTCGCCGAGCGCCGACGACGCCCCGAACAGACCGAACAACCGGCCGCGCAGGCGCGTGTCGGAGCGCAGCGCCGAGTCGAGTTCGGCCCAGTCGTCACCGAGCGCGTCTGCCAGGCGCGCGAGGGTGCGCAGGGCCAGGTCGGCGTTGGGGGCACGGGACAGCGCCCACAGCAGTTCGACGCTGTCGGCGTCGTTCCATCCGAGTCGAGCGAGCTCGGCGGGGGCGGTCGGCTCGACGAGGCCGAGCCGACCGGGGCCGGGAACTACCGAACGCGCGCTGGGCGGTCTCACCACGCTTCCATCGTCGCTTACAACCCCAGGTACTGCTCGAGTTCGAAGGGGGTGACCTGGCTGCGGTAGTTCTCCCACTCCCGCCACTTGTTGCGCAGGAAGTAGTCGAAGACGTGCTCACCGAGGGTTTCGGCGACGAGTTCGGACTTCTCCATCTCGCGCAGCGCGATGTCGAGATCGGTAGGCAGTTCGCGGTAGCCCATGGCGCGACGCTCGGCGGAGGTCAGCGACCACACGTCGTCCTCTGCTTCGGGGGCGAGCTCGTAGCCCTTCTCGATGCCGCGCAGACCGGCCGCGAGCAGCACTGCGAAGGTCAGGTAGGGGTTGCACGCCGAGTCGGGGGTGCGGATCTCCACGCGACGCGACGATGCCTTGTTCGGCGTGTACATCGGGACGCGCACGAGCGCGGACCGGTTCGACGGGCCCCAGCACGCGGCCGTGGGTGCCTCTCCCCCGTGCACGAGACGCTTGTAGGAGTTGACCCACTGGTTGGTGACGGCGCTGATCTCGTTGGAGTGCTCGAGGACACCGGCGATGAACGCCTTGCCGGTCGCCGAGAGCTGCAGCGGGTCGTCGGGGTCGTGGAAGGCGTTGGTCTCGCCCTCGAACAGCGACATGTGGGTGTGCATCGCGGAGCCGGCGTGGTCGCGGAAGGGCTTGGGCATGAAGGTGGCCCGCACGCCCTCCTGCATCGCGATCTCCTTGACCACGTAGCGGAAGGTCATGACGTTGTCGGCCATGGACAGCGCGTCGGCGTAGCGCAGGTCGATCTCCTGCTGGCCGGGCGCGGTCTCGTGGTGGCTGAACTCCACCGAGATGCCCATGGACTCGAGAGCGTCGATGGCGTGACGCCGGAAGTGCGGGGCCGAGCGGTGCACGGACTGGTCGAAGTAGCCGCCGATGTCGGCCGGGACCGGGGCGCTCCCCTCGGGGCCGTCCTCGACGAGGAAGAACTCGATCTCGGGGTGCACGTAGCAGCTGAAGCCGAGATCGGAGGCCTTGTTGAGCTGGCGGCGCAGCACGTGGCGGGGGTCGGCCCAGCTGGGGGTGCCGCCGGGCATGGTGATGTCGCAGAACATCCGGGCCGAGTACTGGTGACCCCGATCGTCGACCCAGGGCAGCACCTGGAAAGTGGTGGCGTCGGGACGCGCGACCATGTCGGCTTCGGAGATCCGGGAGAAGCCTTCGATGGCCGAGCCGTCGAAACCGATGCCCTCCTCGAAGGCTCCTTCGAGTTCGGCCGGCGCGATCGCCACCGACTTGAGGGTGCCGACGACGTCGGTGAACCACAGGCGCACGAACCGAATGTCGCGCTCTTCGAGGGTGCGGAGCACGAACTCCTTCTGGCGATCCATACTCGCGAGACTAGGCACAATCCGTTAATTCCGTGTTACATCAGGTGCCACTTGCGGATGGCGTGTCGCTCACGTTCGTCGACGGTCAGCAGTGAGGATCGTTTTCCGGCACCGTCGAATCCACAAGATAGCTGGTCACAGCGGTGTCGACGCATGCGTTGCCGTCCAGGACGACGGTGTGCTGCGTGCCCTCGAAGCTCACCAGGACACCACCGAGCCGGGCTGCCAGTTCGACTCCCGCATCGTAGGGCGTCGCCGGATCACCGGTCGTCGAGACCACGAGCACGGGCGGCAGATCGCGGACATCGGGGGTGTGCGGCTCCCCCGTGGCCGGAACGGGCCAGAAGGCGCACACGTCCAGGGCCGCCGATCCGGTGCCGCGGCCGTCGTCGAGGAAGGGCGCCGCCGTGCGGAACCGCATGTCGAGTTCGCCCGCGAGGGCGCGGTCGGTCACCGGCGGGTCGTCGACGCACCGGACGGCGTTGAACGCGTCGGTGATGTTGCTGTAGGTGCCGTCCTCACCGCGACCCTCGTAGAGGTCGGCGAGTCGCAGCAGGGTGTCGCCCGTGCCGGTCGTCGCGAGCGACTCCAGCCCGCCGCGCAGTGAACCCCA harbors:
- the glnA gene encoding type I glutamate--ammonia ligase yields the protein MDRQKEFVLRTLEERDIRFVRLWFTDVVGTLKSVAIAPAELEGAFEEGIGFDGSAIEGFSRISEADMVARPDATTFQVLPWVDDRGHQYSARMFCDITMPGGTPSWADPRHVLRRQLNKASDLGFSCYVHPEIEFFLVEDGPEGSAPVPADIGGYFDQSVHRSAPHFRRHAIDALESMGISVEFSHHETAPGQQEIDLRYADALSMADNVMTFRYVVKEIAMQEGVRATFMPKPFRDHAGSAMHTHMSLFEGETNAFHDPDDPLQLSATGKAFIAGVLEHSNEISAVTNQWVNSYKRLVHGGEAPTAACWGPSNRSALVRVPMYTPNKASSRRVEIRTPDSACNPYLTFAVLLAAGLRGIEKGYELAPEAEDDVWSLTSAERRAMGYRELPTDLDIALREMEKSELVAETLGEHVFDYFLRNKWREWENYRSQVTPFELEQYLGL
- a CDS encoding bifunctional [glutamine synthetase] adenylyltransferase/[glutamine synthetase]-adenylyl-L-tyrosine phosphorylase codes for the protein MVRPPSARSVVPGPGRLGLVEPTAPAELARLGWNDADSVELLWALSRAPNADLALRTLARLADALGDDWAELDSALRSDTRLRGRLFGLFGASSALGDHIVANPDRWKMLAGSAALPDKHTFTARMLDSVDAEPEPDGRPGRLIHRAGLIGPHAVAALRTTYRDQLMLIAAADLAAVVENEPVLPYLEVGALLADLADAALTAALAVAVSTVIPEGPCPIDLAVIAMGKCGARELNYVSDVDVVFVAEPADARASRIAGEMMRIGTSAFFEVDAALRPEGKRGELVRTLESHVAYYNRWAKTWEFQALLKARPMTGNLDLGRRYIDALSPMVWTASEREDFVPDVQAMRRRVEEMVPPELRERELKLGRGSLRDVEFAVQLLQLVHGRVDESLRVPNTVEALCALADGGYVGRDDAANMRASYEFLRLLEHRLQLQRLKRTHTLPPPEDREALRWLARAAHMRPDGRKDALGVLESEIKRNSSRIRKLHARLFYRPLLDSVSKLDKEALRLSPDAAVRQLAALGYNGPQHAMEHLAALSGGASRKARIQALLLPQLLEYLGETTDPDAGLLAYRRLSDALYDTVWFLRVLRDEPAVAERLMTVLGSSAYVADLLVKSPEVIRLYADASTGPRLLEANPPEVARALVASSSRYSDPARAIAAARSLRRAELARVASADILGMLDVPQVCRALSTVWAGVLEAALDAVIRGSEQSRGPAPARIAVIGMGRLGGGELGYGSDADVLFVCDPLPDADETDAVKWATSIAEQVRRLLGAPSTDPPLEVDLDLRPEGRSGPIVRTFASYRAYYTQWAEVWEVQALLRAHAVAGDRELGTRFLHMIDEVRYPEGGVSQEAVREIRRIKARVDSERLPRGADPATHTKLGRGGLADIEWTVQLLQLQHAYRLPALRTTSTLEALDGIGAAELLSATDVELLRTAWITATDARNCLVLVRGKPTDQLPGPGRLLEAVARVTGWRGEDASEFLDHYLRVTRRARAVVERVFWD